In one Kitasatospora cineracea genomic region, the following are encoded:
- a CDS encoding ATP-dependent DNA helicase UvrD2, whose product MQEDLLGFDDPHAQYGPAPTGADAVLAGLDPEQRAVATALHGPVCVLAGAGTGKTRAITHRIAYGVRSGVYHPSQVLAVTFTARAAGEMRGRLRQLGADGVQARTFHSAALRQLQYFWPRAVGGELPRLLERKVQLVAEAAGRSGLRVQRTELRDLTAEIEWAKVTQVVPDDYPAALAKSGREAPRDPAETARVYAAYEDAKRQRGLIDFEDVLLLTAAILEDRPEIADRVRSQYRHFTVDEYQDVSPLQQRLLEQWTGGDGGASLCVVGDASQTIYSFTGATPDHLLGFRHRHPGATVVKLVRDYRSTPQVVHLANGLLSQARGQAAQHRLELVSQREAGPEPVYREYQDEPTEAESTARLIRDLLGTGVRASEVAVLFRTNSQSEVYEQALADLGIAYQLKGAERFFERPEVREAGVLLKGAARAADDPLTAGAPDLAAQVRAVLATRGFAATPPAGSGAVRERWESLNALVRLAGEFEAARTAAGERADLAAYVAELDARAAAQHAPAVEGVTLASLHAAKGLEWDAVFLVGLTEGTLPIIYAKTDEQVEEERRLLYVGVTRARRFLTLSWSLSRSPGGRASRKPTRFLDGLRPGSGSPGARTRGGRGGVEPGAERSAARRVRGPVKCRVCDRTLTDAVERKLRRCEGCPSTMDEALYERLREWRSVKAREQGAPAYVVFTDATLTAIAEDVPGSLAELSRISGVGAMKLDKYGADVLLLCAGESPEPVGETDREAESAPSEGEADNQAENSPEK is encoded by the coding sequence ATGCAGGAAGACCTCCTGGGGTTCGACGACCCCCACGCGCAGTACGGCCCCGCCCCCACCGGAGCGGACGCGGTGCTGGCCGGGCTCGACCCCGAGCAGCGCGCCGTGGCCACCGCCCTGCACGGCCCGGTCTGCGTGCTGGCCGGCGCCGGCACCGGCAAGACCCGCGCCATCACCCACCGGATCGCCTACGGCGTGCGCAGCGGCGTCTACCACCCCTCGCAGGTCCTCGCCGTCACCTTCACCGCCCGCGCGGCCGGCGAGATGCGCGGCCGGCTGCGCCAGCTCGGCGCGGACGGCGTGCAGGCCCGCACCTTCCACTCCGCGGCGCTGCGCCAGCTCCAGTACTTCTGGCCGCGCGCCGTCGGCGGCGAGCTGCCCCGGCTGCTGGAGCGCAAGGTCCAGCTGGTCGCCGAGGCGGCCGGCCGCAGCGGCCTGCGCGTCCAGCGCACCGAACTGCGCGACCTGACGGCCGAGATCGAGTGGGCCAAGGTCACCCAGGTCGTCCCCGACGACTACCCCGCCGCCCTCGCCAAGTCCGGCCGCGAGGCCCCGCGGGACCCGGCGGAGACCGCCCGGGTCTACGCCGCCTACGAGGACGCCAAGCGCCAGCGCGGCCTGATCGACTTCGAGGACGTGCTGCTGCTCACCGCCGCCATCCTGGAGGACCGCCCGGAGATCGCCGACCGGGTCCGCTCCCAGTACCGGCACTTCACCGTCGACGAGTACCAGGACGTCTCCCCGCTCCAGCAGCGCCTGCTGGAGCAGTGGACGGGCGGCGACGGCGGCGCCAGCCTCTGCGTCGTCGGCGACGCCAGCCAGACCATCTACTCCTTCACCGGCGCCACCCCCGACCACCTGCTCGGCTTCCGGCACCGCCACCCCGGCGCCACCGTGGTCAAGCTGGTCCGGGACTACCGCTCCACCCCGCAGGTGGTCCACCTGGCCAACGGGCTGCTCTCGCAGGCCCGCGGCCAGGCCGCCCAGCACCGGCTGGAACTGGTCTCCCAGCGCGAGGCCGGCCCCGAGCCGGTCTACCGCGAGTACCAGGACGAGCCCACCGAGGCCGAGTCCACCGCCCGCCTGATCCGCGACCTGCTCGGCACCGGCGTGCGGGCCAGCGAGGTCGCCGTGCTGTTCCGCACCAACAGCCAGTCCGAGGTGTACGAGCAGGCCCTGGCCGACCTCGGCATCGCCTACCAGCTCAAGGGCGCCGAGCGGTTCTTCGAACGCCCCGAGGTCCGCGAGGCCGGCGTGCTGCTCAAGGGCGCCGCCCGGGCCGCCGACGACCCGCTGACGGCCGGCGCGCCCGACCTCGCCGCCCAGGTCCGCGCGGTGCTCGCCACCCGCGGCTTCGCGGCCACCCCGCCGGCCGGCTCCGGCGCGGTCCGCGAGCGCTGGGAGTCGCTGAACGCGCTGGTCCGGCTCGCCGGGGAGTTCGAGGCCGCCCGCACCGCGGCCGGCGAGCGCGCCGACCTCGCCGCCTACGTCGCCGAGCTGGACGCCCGGGCCGCCGCCCAGCACGCCCCCGCCGTCGAGGGCGTCACGCTGGCCTCGCTGCACGCCGCCAAGGGCCTGGAGTGGGACGCGGTGTTCCTGGTCGGCCTCACCGAGGGCACGCTGCCGATCATCTACGCGAAGACCGACGAGCAGGTCGAGGAGGAGCGCCGGCTGCTGTACGTCGGCGTCACCCGGGCCCGCCGCTTCCTCACCCTCTCCTGGTCGCTCTCCCGCTCCCCGGGCGGCCGCGCCTCCCGCAAGCCCACCCGCTTCCTGGACGGCCTGCGCCCCGGCTCCGGCAGCCCCGGCGCGCGCACCCGCGGCGGGCGCGGGGGAGTCGAGCCGGGCGCGGAGCGCTCCGCCGCGCGCCGGGTGCGCGGCCCGGTCAAGTGCCGGGTCTGCGACCGCACCCTGACCGACGCCGTCGAGCGCAAGCTCCGCCGCTGCGAGGGCTGCCCGTCCACGATGGACGAGGCGCTGTACGAGCGGCTGCGCGAGTGGCGCTCGGTCAAGGCCAGGGAACAGGGCGCCCCGGCCTACGTGGTGTTCACCGACGCCACCCTGACGGCCATCGCGGAGGACGTGCCGGGCAGCCTCGCCGAGCTGTCCAGGATCTCCGGAGTGGGCGCCATGAAGCTGGACAAGTACGGCGCCGACGTGCTCTTGTTGTGTGCGGGGGAGAGTCCGGAACCGGTCGGGGAGACCGACCGGGAAGCGGAGTCCGCCCCGTCCGAGGGCGAAGCCGACAACCAGGCTGAGAACTCGCCGGAAAAATAG
- the nudC gene encoding NAD(+) diphosphatase — MDELSSGPDTKQLALARAGVDRAAHRRLDEPWLAAAWSHPTTRVLPISGGEAFVVDTADGTQLVLLPSFEAPETGHRYFLGTDEDGTHYFALDCESLPGRLDGDARPAGLREVGGSLSDRDSGLLVHAVALEHWHRLHSFCSRCGHPTEKAGAGHLRRCTSCAAEHYPRTDPAVIMLITDAEDRCLLGRQALWPEGRWSTLAGFVEPGESIEQAVVREVQEEAGVKVGEVEYVASQPWPFPSSLMLGFLGRAHPDGTGITVDGEELSEARWFTREELRAGMAAGEILPPSGISIARYLVELWYGEPLPAAARW; from the coding sequence ATGGACGAGTTGAGCAGCGGACCCGACACCAAGCAGCTCGCGCTGGCCCGGGCCGGGGTGGACCGGGCGGCGCACCGCCGGCTGGACGAACCCTGGCTGGCCGCGGCCTGGAGCCACCCCACCACCCGGGTGCTGCCGATCTCCGGCGGCGAGGCGTTCGTGGTGGACACCGCGGACGGCACCCAACTGGTGCTGCTGCCCTCCTTCGAGGCCCCCGAGACCGGCCACCGGTACTTCCTGGGCACCGACGAGGACGGCACCCACTACTTCGCCCTGGACTGCGAGTCGCTGCCCGGCCGGCTCGACGGCGACGCCCGCCCGGCCGGCCTGCGCGAGGTCGGCGGCAGCCTCTCCGACCGGGACTCCGGGCTGCTGGTGCACGCCGTCGCCCTGGAGCACTGGCACCGGCTGCACTCCTTCTGCTCCCGCTGCGGCCACCCCACCGAGAAGGCCGGGGCCGGCCACCTGCGCCGCTGCACCTCCTGCGCGGCCGAGCACTACCCGCGCACCGACCCGGCGGTGATCATGCTGATCACCGACGCCGAGGACCGCTGCCTGCTGGGCCGCCAGGCGCTCTGGCCGGAGGGCCGCTGGTCCACGCTGGCCGGGTTCGTCGAGCCCGGCGAGTCGATCGAGCAGGCGGTCGTCCGCGAGGTGCAGGAGGAGGCCGGCGTCAAGGTCGGCGAGGTCGAGTACGTGGCCAGCCAGCCCTGGCCGTTCCCGTCCAGCCTGATGCTCGGCTTCCTCGGCCGGGCGCACCCCGACGGCACCGGGATCACCGTGGACGGCGAGGAGCTGTCCGAGGCCCGCTGGTTCACCCGGGAGGAACTGCGGGCAGGGATGGCCGCCGGGGAGATCCTGCCGCCGTCCGGCATCTCGATCGCCCGGTACCTGGTCGAGCTCTGGTACGGCGAACCGCTGCCGGCCGCGGCCCGCTGGTGA
- a CDS encoding mycoredoxin, which produces MSGTVTMYSTTWCGYCNRLKSQLDREGIAYSEVNIEQDPASASYVESVNDGNQTVPTVVVVSASGEQSVMTNPSLRQVQAALV; this is translated from the coding sequence ATGTCCGGCACCGTCACGATGTACAGCACGACCTGGTGCGGCTACTGCAACCGCCTCAAGAGCCAGCTGGACCGCGAGGGCATCGCCTACAGCGAGGTCAACATCGAGCAGGACCCGGCCTCTGCGTCCTACGTGGAGTCGGTGAACGACGGCAACCAGACGGTGCCGACGGTCGTGGTGGTCTCCGCCTCCGGCGAGCAGAGCGTGATGACCAACCCGAGCCTGCGCCAGGTCCAGGCCGCGCTGGTCTGA
- a CDS encoding barstar family protein encodes MQPVGHREWERPFPVRYLIVGEDEDGGELLLGRCAAVEGLFTDPAPPPREVLVLRGCAPGAAAGWLGPALITGRSASGREYWWDLLDAELLAVVPHTADPTLVDVVVGAAVGAVEDFRFARDPGERFELTATWSGPEPLAVGAEVTGLLVERAGPGRLPVQLVGCELTGPLRAQLDSGYRGWPAYAELWALDDTGRVLCRVPTGLAIDRTWPSVLGGGLLDVLLSVSSDQLPGSAARAVWQQWRAGPPRQAGSWRGSGTAAKEAWQTLALYICGPGPDRSGGEYHLDGREVEDVTGLHCAIGEAVNGPGGYYGREWNGLRDCLGGGFGLVPPFTLVWHDFAVTEEELAADRDPATGLGYPEGVARELERRGVTVVRA; translated from the coding sequence GTGCAGCCGGTGGGCCATCGAGAGTGGGAGCGGCCGTTCCCCGTGCGGTACCTGATCGTCGGCGAGGACGAGGACGGCGGGGAACTGCTACTGGGCCGGTGCGCCGCCGTCGAGGGCCTGTTCACCGACCCGGCCCCGCCACCGCGCGAGGTCCTGGTCCTGCGCGGCTGCGCACCGGGGGCGGCAGCCGGGTGGCTCGGACCGGCCCTGATCACCGGCCGGTCGGCCTCCGGGCGGGAGTACTGGTGGGATCTGCTGGACGCCGAACTGCTCGCGGTCGTCCCGCACACCGCCGATCCGACGCTGGTCGACGTGGTGGTCGGGGCAGCCGTCGGTGCGGTGGAGGACTTCCGGTTCGCACGGGATCCTGGTGAGCGCTTCGAATTGACGGCGACCTGGTCCGGGCCGGAGCCGCTCGCGGTGGGTGCGGAAGTCACGGGGTTGCTGGTGGAACGTGCCGGGCCCGGGCGATTGCCGGTGCAGCTGGTCGGCTGTGAGCTGACCGGTCCGCTGCGGGCTCAGTTGGACAGCGGTTACCGGGGCTGGCCCGCGTACGCCGAACTGTGGGCGCTGGACGACACCGGCCGGGTACTGTGCCGGGTCCCGACGGGTCTGGCCATCGACCGGACCTGGCCGTCGGTGCTCGGCGGCGGCCTGCTGGACGTGCTGCTGTCGGTCTCCTCCGATCAGTTGCCGGGCTCGGCGGCCCGCGCGGTCTGGCAGCAGTGGCGGGCCGGGCCGCCGCGGCAGGCGGGCAGTTGGCGCGGGTCGGGCACCGCCGCCAAGGAGGCCTGGCAGACGCTGGCGCTGTACATCTGCGGGCCCGGGCCGGACCGTTCCGGCGGCGAGTACCACCTGGACGGCAGGGAGGTGGAGGACGTCACGGGCCTGCACTGCGCGATCGGTGAGGCGGTGAACGGGCCGGGGGGCTACTACGGGCGGGAGTGGAACGGTCTGCGCGACTGCCTGGGCGGGGGCTTCGGGCTGGTCCCGCCGTTCACCCTGGTCTGGCACGACTTCGCCGTCACCGAGGAGGAGTTGGCCGCCGACCGCGACCCGGCGACCGGTCTCGGTTACCCGGAGGGGGTGGCCCGCGAGCTGGAGCGGCGCGGGGTGACGGTCGTCCGGGCCTGA
- a CDS encoding GntR family transcriptional regulator, whose translation MTIPRGTAPSPKYQQLAADLRRRIEAGEWAGGGRLPVETELEEHYGVARNTVRLAVDVLVNEGRVARVQGKGTYLREPSRHDHRVYARPARREPLAPSGEVYAAEAAAAGRRLTVDFEVAAVRARRDIAAWLGLRPEETVMMRRQLCRVDQEPYAIEESHYRAGLAAGTPLMNSGPVPGGDERILAQLGRTETSATDHLTARMPAPAEAAWFGLGPGVPLLVNTRISSDRRGPIRVVETRYAADRARLLYELGDGTANS comes from the coding sequence GTGACGATCCCGCGCGGCACCGCCCCTTCGCCCAAGTACCAACAGCTCGCCGCCGACCTGCGCCGGCGCATCGAGGCCGGCGAGTGGGCGGGCGGCGGACGGCTCCCGGTCGAGACCGAGCTGGAGGAGCACTACGGGGTGGCCCGCAACACCGTCCGGCTCGCGGTGGACGTGCTGGTCAACGAGGGCCGGGTGGCGCGCGTCCAGGGCAAGGGCACCTACCTGCGCGAACCCTCCCGGCACGACCACCGGGTGTACGCCCGCCCGGCCCGCCGCGAACCGCTCGCCCCCAGCGGCGAGGTGTACGCGGCCGAGGCGGCCGCCGCCGGGCGGCGGCTCACCGTGGACTTCGAGGTGGCCGCCGTCCGGGCCCGCCGCGACATCGCCGCCTGGCTCGGACTGCGCCCCGAGGAGACCGTCATGATGCGCCGTCAGCTCTGCCGGGTCGACCAGGAGCCCTACGCCATCGAGGAGAGCCACTACCGGGCCGGACTGGCCGCCGGCACCCCGCTGATGAACTCCGGGCCCGTCCCCGGCGGCGACGAACGGATACTGGCGCAGCTCGGCCGCACCGAGACCTCCGCCACCGACCACCTCACCGCCCGGATGCCCGCCCCCGCCGAGGCCGCCTGGTTCGGCCTCGGCCCCGGCGTGCCGCTGCTGGTCAACACCCGGATCAGCAGCGACCGGCGCGGCCCGATCCGGGTGGTGGAGACCCGCTACGCCGCCGACCGGGCCCGGCTGCTCTACGAACTCGGCGACGGCACGGCCAACAGCTGA
- a CDS encoding dipeptidase gives MTKTPDSAVRSFIDQHEDAFLADLADWLRIPSVSADPGRAGEVRRSAEWLADRLRATGFPVAEVWETDGLPAVFAEWPSGDEGAPTVLVYGHHDVQPAAREDGWDTDPFEPAVVGRRMYARGAADDKGQVLFHTLGVRAHLAATGRTAPAVNLKLLVEGEEESGSPNFAALVRREAERLAADAVFISDTGMWSETTPTVCTGMRGLADCQIDLYGPDSDIHSGSFGGAVPNPAEVAAELAAGLHDEDRKVAVPGFYDGVVELTDEERALFAELPFDEQRWLEVAKSHGTRGEAGHTTLERVWARPTAEVNGIWGGYTGPGGKTIVPAEAHLKLSFRLVAGQEVEKVREAVADWVSARVPEGIRYEIVFPGATRPCLTPLDHPALRSTVRAMERAFEQKVLFTREGGSGPAADLQDVLGAPVLFLGISVPSDGWHSINEKVELDLLRKGVETSAYLWGDLAENFRP, from the coding sequence ATGACGAAAACGCCGGACAGCGCCGTCCGCTCCTTCATCGACCAGCACGAGGACGCCTTCCTGGCCGACCTCGCCGACTGGCTGCGCATCCCCTCCGTCTCCGCCGACCCCGGCCGGGCGGGGGAGGTCCGCCGCTCCGCCGAGTGGCTGGCCGACCGGCTGCGCGCGACCGGCTTCCCGGTCGCCGAGGTGTGGGAGACGGACGGGCTGCCGGCGGTGTTCGCCGAGTGGCCCTCCGGCGACGAGGGCGCGCCGACCGTGCTGGTCTACGGCCACCACGACGTGCAGCCCGCCGCCCGCGAGGACGGCTGGGACACCGACCCGTTCGAGCCCGCCGTGGTCGGTCGCCGGATGTACGCGCGCGGCGCCGCCGACGACAAGGGCCAGGTCCTCTTCCACACCCTGGGCGTGCGCGCCCACCTCGCCGCCACCGGCCGCACCGCGCCCGCCGTCAACCTCAAGCTGCTGGTCGAGGGCGAGGAGGAGTCCGGCTCGCCGAACTTCGCCGCCCTGGTGCGCCGCGAGGCCGAACGCCTCGCCGCCGACGCGGTGTTCATCTCCGACACCGGCATGTGGTCCGAGACCACCCCGACCGTGTGCACCGGCATGCGCGGCCTGGCCGACTGCCAGATCGACCTGTACGGCCCGGACAGCGACATCCACTCCGGCTCCTTCGGCGGCGCCGTCCCCAACCCGGCCGAGGTGGCCGCCGAGCTCGCCGCCGGCCTGCACGACGAGGACCGGAAGGTCGCGGTGCCCGGCTTCTACGACGGCGTCGTCGAACTCACCGACGAGGAGCGGGCGCTCTTCGCCGAACTGCCCTTCGACGAGCAGCGGTGGCTGGAGGTCGCCAAGTCGCACGGCACCCGGGGCGAGGCCGGCCACACCACCCTGGAGCGGGTCTGGGCCCGGCCGACCGCCGAGGTCAACGGCATCTGGGGCGGCTACACCGGCCCCGGCGGCAAGACCATCGTCCCGGCCGAGGCGCACCTCAAGCTCTCCTTCCGGCTGGTCGCCGGACAGGAGGTGGAGAAGGTCCGGGAGGCGGTGGCCGACTGGGTTTCCGCCCGCGTCCCGGAGGGCATCCGGTACGAGATCGTCTTCCCCGGCGCGACCCGCCCCTGCCTGACGCCGCTGGACCACCCCGCGCTCCGGTCCACCGTCCGGGCCATGGAGCGGGCCTTCGAGCAGAAGGTCCTGTTCACCCGCGAGGGAGGCTCCGGACCGGCCGCCGACCTCCAGGACGTGCTGGGGGCGCCGGTGTTGTTCCTCGGGATCTCGGTGCCCTCGGACGGCTGGCACTCGATCAACGAGAAGGTGGAGCTCGACCTGCTGCGCAAGGGCGTCGAGACCTCCGCCTACCTGTGGGGCGACCTCGCGGAGAACTTCCGACCGTGA
- a CDS encoding WhiB family transcriptional regulator, with protein MSTVITPPPLPSVPTDKTVKANQADPPEVTLMQLTAIDEADSLGLPIPCRAFDPEVFFAETPADVEYAKSLCGTCPVKAACLTGALERREPWGVWGGELFVQGVVVARKRPRGRPRKTEVMA; from the coding sequence GTGTCCACGGTCATCACACCGCCGCCCCTCCCGTCCGTACCGACCGACAAGACCGTCAAGGCCAACCAGGCCGACCCCCCGGAGGTAACACTCATGCAGCTCACCGCCATCGACGAGGCTGACTCGCTCGGGCTCCCCATCCCGTGCCGGGCCTTCGACCCGGAGGTCTTCTTCGCGGAGACCCCCGCGGACGTCGAGTACGCCAAGTCGCTGTGTGGCACCTGCCCCGTCAAGGCCGCCTGCCTCACCGGTGCCCTCGAGCGCCGCGAGCCGTGGGGCGTCTGGGGCGGCGAGCTCTTCGTGCAGGGCGTCGTCGTCGCCCGGAAGCGCCCGCGTGGCCGTCCGCGCAAGACCGAGGTCATGGCGTGA
- a CDS encoding aminoglycoside phosphotransferase family protein — MWSSLPLGERLRTELGPPRKVRRLVSSPRSRVWRAELAGRPVVVKQLVASPGAADRYAREAAALSLAARPGRPGRPVVPALLGTDPAARLLVLERLEDRTPGPGWQQDYATALAGLHASAPADLQDLAGTAPGTDLPAWTGPTGRDLGCFIALARILDVPAPPGARAEAEALLDRLSAAPVRHALLHGDPCPGNDLHTADGVRFVDFEQASLGPGAVEFAYLRIGFPTCWCSTAPPAPVLAEAEAAYRTAWRAATGTEAATPAELADACAGWLLRGDALVPKAERGTADHLSRLHHGDWTWGNATARRRLLHRLRAVAELAGPDTALPVFGRFCATLATRARTTWPAAGPLPAERT, encoded by the coding sequence ATGTGGTCCTCCCTCCCGCTCGGCGAGCGGCTGCGCACCGAACTCGGCCCGCCCCGCAAGGTCCGCCGCCTGGTCAGCAGCCCGCGCTCCCGGGTCTGGCGGGCCGAGCTCGCCGGCCGCCCGGTGGTGGTCAAGCAGCTGGTCGCCTCGCCCGGGGCCGCCGACCGCTACGCCCGCGAGGCGGCCGCGCTCTCCCTCGCCGCCCGGCCCGGCCGGCCCGGCCGCCCGGTGGTGCCCGCCCTGCTCGGCACCGACCCGGCCGCCCGGCTGCTGGTGCTGGAACGCCTGGAGGACCGCACCCCCGGCCCCGGCTGGCAGCAGGACTACGCCACCGCGCTGGCCGGGCTGCACGCCAGCGCCCCCGCCGACCTCCAGGACCTCGCGGGGACGGCCCCCGGCACCGACCTGCCCGCCTGGACCGGCCCGACCGGGCGCGACCTCGGCTGCTTCATCGCCCTGGCCCGGATCCTCGACGTCCCCGCCCCGCCCGGCGCCCGCGCCGAGGCCGAGGCCCTGCTCGACCGGCTCTCCGCCGCCCCCGTCCGGCACGCCCTGCTGCACGGCGACCCCTGCCCCGGCAACGACCTGCACACCGCCGACGGCGTCCGGTTCGTCGACTTCGAGCAGGCCTCGCTCGGCCCCGGCGCGGTCGAGTTCGCCTACCTGCGGATCGGCTTCCCCACTTGCTGGTGCTCCACCGCCCCGCCCGCCCCCGTACTGGCCGAGGCCGAAGCCGCCTACCGCACCGCCTGGCGCGCGGCCACCGGCACCGAGGCCGCCACCCCCGCCGAACTCGCCGACGCCTGCGCCGGCTGGCTGCTGCGCGGCGACGCACTCGTCCCCAAGGCCGAACGCGGCACCGCCGACCACCTGTCCCGCCTCCACCACGGCGACTGGACCTGGGGCAACGCCACCGCCCGCCGCCGCCTCCTGCACCGCCTGCGGGCGGTCGCCGAACTCGCCGGCCCCGACACCGCCCTCCCGGTCTTCGGCCGCTTCTGCGCCACCCTCGCCACCCGCGCCCGCACCACCTGGCCCGCCGCGGGCCCGCTCCCCGCCGAACGGACCTGA